In Perca fluviatilis chromosome 11, GENO_Pfluv_1.0, whole genome shotgun sequence, the following proteins share a genomic window:
- the prg4a gene encoding proteoglycan 4a translates to MMMMMMKMSPWLLLLGLAVTYTAAAGPGSCVGRCGEVFTRGQQCTCDFGCQQHNECCPDFHAACIAAQSCQGRCGETFRRGRTCECDPQCIQYNTCCQDYQLQCDARGSGSNTRTVQPLRAAASGKQKSERSWRKSNSESEEWYTGVSDIPAGLQPLSIPSSNSGVPDLPAGYSLPRYSAPSLGSSAPVRPSGPGAVDGNVNVHLVLSPGGGTPSAPSQGLSGPAGSRPSTLQDVAQALGLSVVEGGSEVPGTGLLADVNLCSDSPINGLTALSNGTILIFKGDLLWSVDPVSRSVGHPQSITDTLGVSSPIDTVFTRCNCLGNTYIIKGDQYWRLDSNMVMEPGYPKPLASEFPGLTGSISAALAVPATRNRPETVYFFKNGDIMQRYTFPPGSTPSCSKKPKRFAHQAVLLSGEINIKVSLKGFPTPVTSALSMPSPQRSDSYEHYVFAGPLFFRVQISRDLPVLAKPDPSAAFAPLPILSPAAVATTSANTAAQNANPPLPANSIRVWLRCP, encoded by the exons atgatgatgatgatgatgaaaatgtCACCGTGGCTTCTGTTGCTTGGCCTTGCTGTGACCTACACTGCAGCTGCTGGACCAG gcagctgtgTGGGTCGCTGTGGCGAGGTTTTCACCAGAGGCCAGCAGTGTACCTGTGACTTCGGCTGCCAGCAACATAATGAGTGCTGCCCAGACTTTCATGCTGCGTGCATCGCTG CTCAGTCCTGTCAGGGGCGTTGTGGTGAGACCTTCAGGCGTGGTCGGACGTGCGAGTGTGATCCACAGTGCATCCAGTACAACACCTGTTGTCAAGACTACCAGCTACAATGCG ATGCCAGAGGGTCAGGTTCAAACACCAGAACTGTCCAGCCTCTGAGGGCTGCCGCTTCAG GAAAACAGAAATCAGAGAGGAGCTGGAGAAAGTCGAACAGTGAAAGCGAGGAATGGTACACAG GTGTGAGTGACATCCCTGCCGGTCTGCAGCCATTGTCCATCCCTTCCTCTAATAGTGGAGTTCCAGACTTGCCAGCTGGCTACTCTCTGCCCAGATATAGTGCTCCGTCTCTGGGCAGCAGTGCTCCTGTCAGACCCTCTGGTCCTGGAGCTGTCGATGGTAACGTGAATGTCCACCTGGTGCTGTCCCCTGGGGGAGGCACTCCATCTGCGCCAAGTCAAG GTCTCAGTGGCCCAGCAGGCTCCAGACCCAGCACCCTGCAGGACGTAGCCCAGGCTTTGGGTCTCTCTGTGGTGGAAGGAGGCTCTGAGGTACCAGGGACAG gactcCTTGCTGATGTCAACCTATGCAGTGATTCTCCCATTAATGGACTGACAGCTCTCAGCAATGGGACCATACTGATATTTAAAG gtgatCTGCTCTGGTCAGTGGACCCTGTCAGTCGCTCAGTTGGTCATCCGCAGAGTATCACAGACACTCTGGGTGTCTCCTCTCCCATCGATACTGTCTTCACACGCTGCAACTGCCTCGGAAACACCTACATCATCAAG GGAGACCAGTACTGGCGTCTAGATAGTAACATGGTGATGGAGCCGGGCTACCCCAAACCTCTGGCCTCTGAGTTTCCTGGTCTGACAGGAAGCATTAGTGCTGCACTGGCAGTACCAGCCACCAGGAACAGACCGGAGACTGTCTACTTCTTTAAGAATG GAGACATCATGCAGAGGTACACCTTCCCACCAGGCAGCACTCCGTCCTGCAGCAAGAAACCAAAACGTTTCGCTCACCAGGCCG TTCTTCTAAGTGGAGAGATCAACATCAAAGTGTCTCTGAAGGGATTCCCCACCCCAGTCACCTCTGCTCTGTCCATGCCCAGCCCTCAGAGGAGTGACTCATACGAGCACTACGTCTTCGCTGGAC CGCTCTTCTTCAGGGTCCAGATTTCACGTGACCTGCCAGTGCTGGCCAAACCTGACCCATCTGCAGCCTTTGCACCCCTCCCCATCCTTAGCCCTGCTGCTGTGGCAACCACCTCTGCCAACACGGCCGCTCAAAATGCTAACCCTCCCCTCCCAGCCAACTCCATCAGAGTTTGGCTGCGCTGTCCCTAG